One window of Synergistaceae bacterium genomic DNA carries:
- a CDS encoding AMP-binding protein, with product MNLSDYMSKYINSNPDNNCCWFNNKWLSRKEFGELANKVIDLLSESGFTVGQRLAVLMPNSPMTLAMIYAAWKLGGVFCPLNEKTGEISLLKTLDLLKPFAVILSDGVKSELEDSLNKAGWVCARFGSEELRGNEKFTGKTQPADDFDKTLAVIFSTSGTTGDPKAVPLTHDNIYDNCVACLEHVPDLKPSDSLLNVLPNFHAFGFTICSVLPFILGATQVLVASFMPPSNVIKALELTHPTVLLLVPTMLGFSASVLERAGKKLTGIKLVIAGGDRYNTKLDDRITQAFGVPVIEGYGITECSPVLAVNPSPSVRKLGTVGPALPRFELELRSESGEKVNIPGEGVLWTRGPSVTSCYYHAEEVTRERFINGWFNTGDYVQIDSDGYIKILDRVTDIIIVGGFNVYPQEVEAILSEHPAVNTAVVVGMPNDISGEVPKAFIIRNPEINVTESELVKFCKERLSHYKVPRAIEFVDSLPISATGKILRRVLRQKERDK from the coding sequence ATGAATCTTTCTGATTATATGAGCAAATATATAAATTCAAATCCTGATAATAATTGCTGCTGGTTTAATAATAAATGGCTGTCTCGTAAAGAGTTCGGCGAGCTTGCAAATAAAGTTATTGACTTATTGAGCGAGTCGGGATTTACTGTCGGCCAAAGATTAGCGGTATTAATGCCAAATTCACCGATGACTCTAGCGATGATTTATGCAGCATGGAAACTCGGAGGGGTATTCTGCCCATTGAACGAGAAGACCGGAGAAATTTCACTATTGAAGACTCTTGACTTATTAAAGCCGTTTGCAGTTATATTATCAGACGGAGTGAAAAGCGAATTAGAGGACTCGTTAAATAAAGCGGGCTGGGTTTGTGCTAGATTCGGATCTGAAGAATTACGAGGCAATGAAAAATTTACGGGTAAGACTCAACCTGCTGACGATTTTGATAAGACTCTTGCTGTGATATTCTCGACTTCAGGAACAACAGGAGATCCTAAAGCAGTTCCCTTGACTCATGATAATATTTACGATAATTGCGTTGCATGTCTTGAACACGTGCCCGATTTAAAACCTTCTGACAGTTTATTAAATGTTTTGCCGAATTTCCACGCCTTTGGATTCACAATTTGCAGTGTATTACCCTTTATACTGGGAGCGACTCAAGTTTTAGTTGCAAGTTTTATGCCGCCTTCAAATGTGATAAAAGCTCTTGAGCTAACACATCCGACAGTATTATTACTTGTGCCGACGATGCTGGGATTTTCTGCTTCAGTCTTAGAACGTGCAGGGAAGAAATTAACGGGAATAAAACTCGTTATAGCCGGCGGAGATAGATATAACACAAAACTTGACGACAGAATCACTCAAGCATTTGGAGTCCCCGTTATAGAAGGTTACGGAATTACAGAATGTTCGCCGGTCTTGGCCGTGAATCCGAGTCCTTCAGTGCGCAAATTAGGAACAGTAGGGCCTGCACTGCCTAGATTTGAGTTAGAATTACGCAGCGAGTCGGGCGAAAAAGTTAATATACCGGGCGAGGGCGTTTTATGGACTCGTGGGCCTTCTGTAACATCATGTTATTATCATGCTGAAGAAGTTACGCGCGAGAGATTTATTAACGGCTGGTTTAACACGGGCGATTATGTGCAGATAGATTCAGACGGGTATATAAAAATTTTAGATCGAGTAACTGATATTATCATAGTCGGAGGCTTTAACGTCTACCCTCAGGAAGTCGAGGCTATATTATCAGAACATCCCGCAGTAAATACGGCCGTCGTCGTGGGAATGCCAAACGATATAAGCGGAGAAGTTCCCAAGGCGTTCATAATTCGCAATCCTGAAATAAACGTAACAGAAAGCGAGCTTGTGAAATTCTGCAAAGAAAGATTATCACACTATAAAGTCCCTCGTGCTATTGAATTTGTTGACTCTCTGCCTATTTCTGCGACTGGTAAAATTTTAAGACGTGTCTTGCGTCAGAAAGAACGTGATAAATAA